The DNA window GTGAAAAACTCGCTCTTGGCTGCGAGAAACCATATCCACTAAAATACTGGTTCCATAACCACAGCTTTTTAAAACATCAAGACATTGCATGGTTCCTTGGATGTATTTGGATGACCAACCGCGATTGCCTGTTTGTCGATTGCTACCGCCACCGTACTCAAACATGATAACCTTCGGTAAAAGCGATCGCGGTAAATCCGAGAGCTGAGCAATAATCGTAGATTCCCAGCCTTCAACATCCATTTTGAGACAAGTTAGTTCTTTACTTTGGATTCGAGCAAATAAACTTGGCAGACTCAGAGTTTCTACAATTTTTGTGGTAGAAGAAGAGCCAAACCAATCAGCGGATAGGGAACTAAAGTTAGAATTTGCTTGGCCGGCAAACTTGCCCATATAAAGAGGTTGCCTGCCATCCCTATCTGAAAGGCATGCCTCGATTAGCGATATTTGGTGTTGCTGACACCGAGAACGAAGTTGTCGAACTGGCAGTGGTTCCACAACCCAAGTTTGAAATCCCAATCGAGCAAACTTTTCGCAGTAAAATGCAAAAGTACCAACACCAACATCAATACAAATGCCAGAGCGTTTGGGATCGAGCTTTGGTAAAAAATGATTTAGTAGAGCTTGACAACATGGCTCGACGTGCATGTAATTTTCTCCAAGAAAGCTGGTTTCTATAATAGTAATACCCTTTCTAAAACACAATGATTTTTTGGGATTTCTCGATTATACTACCTTCGCTATCTTCCAGTGCCTCTAATTTCCAGTTTAACAACTGTCACATTCAATATCGCCAACCCTGGCAGCAGCTATCGAAAATAGAGGCAAATAGACGTTTTTGGAGAAAAGCAAATGTCAGTTCGCTTTTTTGGTAATTTTAGTGCTGGATTGGTGGTGACCTTGCTGGTTGCCTTTGCCGTTTTGAATTGGTTGGAGATTCCCGTAGGAAATTTCTTAGATTGGGTGATTGGTGGTGCCAGTTTTTGGTGGCTGTTGGTGGTGGTGACGGTTCCTTGGAATATTTATTTTCGCTCTCAAGAAGTCATGGCAGATGCCCAACAATCCCAAGACCGGGGAATTTCGGTGGCAGAACCCCAGCTATCCTACGTGCAAATGCTGGCAAAACGTGCTTTGTGGGTCGCTTTGGGATTGCATTTGGTTTCTGCGCTTGCCTTGTATTTGTTAGCAGCTTTTAATGTGAGCGCTATTGGTTACATTGGTTCCATCGCCGCTTTGTTGCTAACTTTGTTGCGACCGGCCATTCGCACCTATGAGTATATTGCCACGCGCCTGTTTTCTATTCAACAGGAATTGACCCATCCTCGCCAGGATATCGTCGAACTGCGCGATCGCGTCAACCAAATGCAAAAGCAAGTGGAACGGCTGCAACAGCAACTCAATACCAAAAATCCCAATTCTTGGGCAGCGACCCAGCAACGACAGCTACAAGCCACCCGCAACGACCTCACGAATTTGGGTTCTGCCTTGGAAACGTTACGCACGCGCAACCAGTCGGAACACGAACGCCTTTCTCAAGATGCCAAAAATGCGATCGCGCAGCTTTCGGAAGATTCCCGTTTTCTTGGTAATGTGCGAGAAATTATTCGCTTTATCAAGGAAAGTTAGCAATTGGCAACATTTTCCCGTGAAGTTCCCTCCTCTAAATTGTACCGCGCTTCTGCTGTTCCCGCTCGATCGCTTCAAATAAAGCTTTAAAATTCCCTTCTCCAAATCCCCTGGCTTGCGATCGCCTTTCGATAACTTCAAAAAAGAACGTTGGTTCCTCAAAAATGGGTTTGGTGAACGTCTGCAACAACAAAGGAATTTCCCGATAATTTTGATTTGCTATTGCTATTTCATCTTGCTTCCAATCTACCAAAATTTCTTGTTCTTGAATCCGGGCAAATTCCTGCGGGGAAATCAAACCATCGCAACCAGCTTTTAATTGTTCGTAATAGCTATCGGGAACCGATAAAAACGAAATCCCGTTGCGTCGCATTTGGGCAACCGATGCCAAAATATTGTTGCTTTTCAAAGCAATATGCTGGATGCCAGCACCGCGATTGTAATTTAAAAACTCTTGAATCTGAGAATTTGCCGAGGTGGGTTCGTTGACCGGCAGTTGTACGTTTCCCAGGGGATGGGTTAAAACTTGACTGGACAATCCCGATTTTTGGGTGCGAATGTTAAAGTTTTGCCGGGGTTGAAATCCGAAAATTTCGCAATACCAATCCACCGCTGCCTGTAACTCTCCCACGGGAACATTTAACACCGCATGGTCGATGGCTTCAATGGAAATTTCCTGAAAATCGCGATCGCTTATCGCCTCTCGATCGACAAACGGTTGCAAGCGATCGCCATCCTCCACCCATTGTACCGATTTTTCCGGCCGAGACAACCTTTCCATCACCGTATGGGTCAAACGACCCCAACCAGCGAGTTTTGCCCATTTCCAACCGCCAGAGCTTTGCTGGGGTTGCAATAATCTAGCACCCGCTGCCACCGCCTTTGCCAATAAGGCATCCAAATCTCGCACCTGAAACGCCACATCAGCCACCCCTGGCGGAAATTGCTGCAAAGAACGAAAAATCGAACTTGCCTGTGTTTTGGGCATGGAAAAGACAACGAACACCGCACCGCTGTGCAACAGTTCCGTATGGGTATATTGGTTGGCAATACTATCCAGCCAACGCCATGCCATCCGGCGTTGGAACCATTGCCGCCAGAAAACCGCATCCTTGACGTAAAAGTGTACGTAGCCAATATCCATAAACCTCGCTGGTTGCGATCGTTTGAGTGCGCTAGCATCCTAAACAGTTAATTGTATACTGGCAATGGATTAGAAGAATAAATGACTGTCTGGCTGGATGTTGATTTCCATGGGAACAGCTTGTGGTTCCGCAGACAAGGCATACATAATCGCATTTGCCGCCGTTTCCGTACTTAACATTTGGGAACGGTCTACCTTCAAACCGACATTATCCCAGAAAGGAGAATCCACGCCACCGAAATAAAATAACGTAAATTTAATCCCAAAGCGGCGCAACTCTTCCGCCATACATTTGCTAAAACCCACAGCACCAAATTTGGAAGCACAGTAGGCACTGCCCATTGCCATGGAATGTTTGCCCAAAATGCCGGTTATATTGCAAATATGTCCGGATTTGCGCCCTCTCATTACTTTAGCAGCCGCTTGGCTCGTATAGAAACTCCCTTTGAGGTTGACATCCAACATGGCATCCAAATCCTCAGGGGTCAGTTTCACCCACTGTTTCAAAATGCCAGCCCCCGCAGCGTTGACCAAAATGTCAATTTGCCCAAACTGTTCTGCGGCTTTTTGTACCATGCTTTCCACCTGCTGCGGGTCGGTGATATCGGCAGCAACGGGCAAGCTGTTGGGAATTTCGCTAGCCAGTTCGTCGAGTTTGTTGTTGTTTCTGGCACTGAGAACCACATTTGCCCCAGCATCCGCCAGTTTCCGGCTAACCGACGAACCAATGCCACCGGTAGCCCCTACCACAATCGCTACTTTGCCTTGCATGTTTATTTACATTTCTTTACGTCTCTTCCATGATAGGAGAATTTTGCCGTAGTTACCAAGGTAGGGTATGGGAGCGGCCGAGCATGGGAGTATGGGGGGTTGGGGGTTGGGAGTATTGAAAAAAGAACAAGTTGTTGTGGTTTTGTAGGTTTTTGAATCATTGAATTAAAATAATTGTAAGTTCCTTGGAAAAGCTCCCATGAAAAATTTTTTTCCTGCCAGACTTCATGTTATTCTTGCTAGAAAAGAACCGGTGGGTTTGGTGTTTCGACGCGGTCCTTCCAAACAAGTTTGTACGTTGCTTTGGGATAGAAAGCAGGATACATTTGTATTGGGTCAGTGGTTAAAAGGTCGTATTTACGAACGCCGCAGCGATTTATCTGGTGATGGCAAATATGTCATTTATTTTGCTATGAATGGCAAATGGGATTCTCAAACGAAAGGGTCGTGGACCGCCATTTCTCGGGCACCCTGGCTGAAAGCTTTGGTATTATTGTCAAAAGGAGATTGCTGGTTTGGTGGTGGTTTGTTTACAAGCGATCGCACTTATTGGTTAAATGAAGGCTGGTCGCATACAATGTTGCGCGATTCCAGTGAAGTTCGCCGAGACCAAACCTATCAAATACCAGCTTATTACGGT is part of the Geitlerinema sp. PCC 9228 genome and encodes:
- a CDS encoding FkbM family methyltransferase, with translation MHVEPCCQALLNHFLPKLDPKRSGICIDVGVGTFAFYCEKFARLGFQTWVVEPLPVRQLRSRCQQHQISLIEACLSDRDGRQPLYMGKFAGQANSNFSSLSADWFGSSSTTKIVETLSLPSLFARIQSKELTCLKMDVEGWESTIIAQLSDLPRSLLPKVIMFEYGGGSNRQTGNRGWSSKYIQGTMQCLDVLKSCGYGTSILVDMVSRSQERVFHLQKDRLTPDSIFYENAVYGNIISFLDFEESLDEISEICRPYYNNTFIFWIETKVQAIFQL
- the hppD gene encoding 4-hydroxyphenylpyruvate dioxygenase, producing MDIGYVHFYVKDAVFWRQWFQRRMAWRWLDSIANQYTHTELLHSGAVFVVFSMPKTQASSIFRSLQQFPPGVADVAFQVRDLDALLAKAVAAGARLLQPQQSSGGWKWAKLAGWGRLTHTVMERLSRPEKSVQWVEDGDRLQPFVDREAISDRDFQEISIEAIDHAVLNVPVGELQAAVDWYCEIFGFQPRQNFNIRTQKSGLSSQVLTHPLGNVQLPVNEPTSANSQIQEFLNYNRGAGIQHIALKSNNILASVAQMRRNGISFLSVPDSYYEQLKAGCDGLISPQEFARIQEQEILVDWKQDEIAIANQNYREIPLLLQTFTKPIFEEPTFFFEVIERRSQARGFGEGNFKALFEAIEREQQKRGTI
- a CDS encoding SDR family oxidoreductase; translation: MQGKVAIVVGATGGIGSSVSRKLADAGANVVLSARNNNKLDELASEIPNSLPVAADITDPQQVESMVQKAAEQFGQIDILVNAAGAGILKQWVKLTPEDLDAMLDVNLKGSFYTSQAAAKVMRGRKSGHICNITGILGKHSMAMGSAYCASKFGAVGFSKCMAEELRRFGIKFTLFYFGGVDSPFWDNVGLKVDRSQMLSTETAANAIMYALSAEPQAVPMEINIQPDSHLFF